ACAACATGGTACAAGTAACACATATTGAAATAAAAGCTTTGATTTTACCATTACCACTACATGAATCCGGTATGAAAGGAGAAGCCATCTTATGTCACATTCCCCTACTTGTACATTTCTCcgccggccggccggccggccggaCTGCCGGGAAATGTGTAAATAAGGTTATAAGGGTAGCATAAGACGCCCTCTTAACGTGTATAGATTGCTCCAATATAAATAAGGTAAAGttatattatcttttttttttaaatatacgAAATATGAAtatcttattatttttattgcgACTCTATTCCTAGTGTTTGTGCGATTCGTTCATAATCACAAAAATAAGACCTaacattcttcatttttctgataaaactatatattttagcGGATGTTGCTGActgtcaaacaaaaaaatatcgCCTATGAAAAAATTCCAGAAAATCCTTCCGGAAATTATGTCCTGAAAATTGGAAACTGGAAAAGGGGTTCTTGGTAATTAATCCCGTACCGAGAAATAAATATCTTCGTATGATTCACACGGTTTCAATTCTATCTATTTTATTATCCTGACATGAACTAGTAATAAATGGCTGAAAACCGGCCGTCCTCTGCCCCCTCATAAAAGCAGACCGACCATTTTCGCCACCTACCCTCATCCTCGTCCCTAAGTAACGTAAATATCCCTTTCCTTGACCCAACACAATCCCAAGGGTTCTATCGTCATATCACGAAGCAACGCTGCTACCAATCCACCAAGGCCAGCAGTTGCTACCGCTAAAACGGTGCCATGTCCATTTCCAAATGACAGAACTACCACCAGTGAATTGCTCATATTCCCCGACCTTGGTTTCCCAAGTCAAACGCCCAATCCGTCCTATTATGGTCACAGAGCGGCATCTTTTTGCCCTCGTTCCGCGAATAACTCTTCGAGAGAATATTCCAAGCCGAGAAGCGGCCTGCGGTTAGCTTAACCTAACCCTCCGGTCAATTTCAAACCCTGGTTAAGCGAACCACTCAGCACGGTCCACGCCCGGAAACCTAGGCTATTTCCGATCCTGCCACGTGGAATCAAATCGACGGTCCCGGTTGAACGAAGCGAGATATCAACCTCACGGCCATCGTTATATAAGCTCCCCGTCGGATTCCCGCACAGATCATCGGAAAAAAGCCGTAGCCCGGAAACCGAGAACCCTCTGCGAAAAACATGGCCGGTAACCCTCGTGTTTTCTTCGACATGACCGTCGGCGGAGCCCCCGCCGGCCGGATCGTGATGGAGCTTTTCGCCGACGTGACGCCGCGGACGGCCGAGAACTTCCGCGCGCTCTGTACGGGCGAGAAGGGCGTCGGCCGCTCCGGCAAGCCCCTCCACTACAAGGGGTCCAGCTTCCACCGCGTGATCCCCAACTTCATGTGCCAGGGAGGCGACTTCACCGCCGGGAACGGCACCGGCGGCGAGTCGATTTACGGCTCCAAGTTCGCTGACGAGAACTTCATCAAGAAGCACACCGGCCCCGGCATCCTCTCCATGGCCAACGCCGGCCCCGGAACCAACGGATCTCAGTTCTTCATCTGCACCGTCAAGACCGAGTGGCTGGACGGAAAGCACGTCGTGTTCGGCCAGGTCGTGGAGGGAATGGACGTCGTCCGCGCGATAGAGAAGGTCGGCTCTTCCTCGGGCCGGACCTCGAAGCCCGTCGTTGTCGCCGACTGCGGCCAGCTGTGAGCGGGATCTCTCGCTCCGTCGGAACCCTagctttttccttcttcccgTCTCTTCTCTCCATTTTCTACTTCATCTTCCCTTTCCTTCTGAGATCTCTCTAGGGTTTTTGCTTTATTTGTCGTTTCTTATGGTTCATGGGGGCTTCTCGAACGAAGTGTAGCgtcttttccctctcttctgGTGGATCTTCCTTGTGGGTCAGCCACTGGTCACGGTGGCAGGAGCTTTCAGTGTAGATTTTAATTTCACCACTGAAATAATATTAGGGTTTCTTGTGATATTCGTGAATCCTTTTCCCGATTTTCGAGAATATCACGGATTATCACAAAATCTGGGGGAAAACGGGGTACTTTATCTACCTTAAGGACTGGGTCCTTTCAGTTCTTCGAAATTCGAAATATCAAATAACATGTTCGGAAAAGAAGATATCCAGAAAAGGGGATAAATCAATTGGGCCCAATAAAAGTAATCGAAAAATTTGTCGGTATAAATTCACTAGTCGATgacaactttttgtttcatatttctCGATAATTTGGCGCTTCCGGCGCGCCATCGGGATCAAATCTTATCCTGTTGCAAACGGCCTCggatttctttttctgtccACGGGGTCAGAActggacatttttcttttttcaaattccGAAATAGTTGCGGATGAAAACGAATGGAATTTCAGGATCTAACCTTTTCTGATATCTGCAAACTCATCAGGCTCATCTACCGCGACTCGCCGAATCTCTCAGTGACAACAGAGTAATGTGACGACAAACTTTGTATTTGACCACAGCACGATCagtttcaaattgaaaaatgtaCTGCAAGCGGAGTCTGAAATCTCTTCCGACCGGAAAAAGGTATGCGCTGATCATGGTTTTATCTCTTGAAATCTAATTAATGAAATTCAACGAGTGAAagtattttttgcatttctaaAAACCTAAAAGATCAGAAAAGGTAACATATTATATAATGCGAGTTCGATCGTCCTTACCTTTTCTGTATCCTACAAAAATTTGCATACGGTTTCAATGCACATTTCTTGTCATTTTCGATGCAATTTCGACATTTCTGCGTCCCGGAGACGGCATTGTTGACGCCGTGTTCCAAGAAACTCTGGATCTCACCATCTCTCTGTGTCTCCATACATCGtttctctatctctatctccaTTGGATCATTGATATATCACAGTGGAACTTGTAAAATTGactttttatttgcattttttctgACACGATCTGAAGCCCGTAAAAGGAGAAAGTCCGCTAGGTCACTGTTCTTCGTGCTacttgccattttttttttatgaataaaaaaagttaaaagaaaagggcGGCCGACGAGAAAGAGAGATTCGGACCACAATTATTGTTGTGTGCCCCGAATCCGGACGCTGAGCCGCAACCTTTTCCGGGTTTCCCGTGACTTTCCCACAAGCGCATCTAGACCGTCCATGTGAACCACGGACGGTGAAGATCGTCTCCGGGCGGCGGCATGGTGCATCTTGATGAGATCGGCGCTGCTCGGGAATCGTGCGGTTGTCCttatctcttctctcttctattttttactttttaaaaataagggTTCAAGAAGCGGCTAGCGGGGCGTGGATCAAGGTCGCTCAGAAAGACAAGTCCAGCGCAGAACCCGCCCCGCATGAACGGTTAAATCACTGGATTTGGATCGAATGGATCCAAACCTAAATGATCTAAAATCCAGATCCGAAATAAATTAGAAGTGGATCTGGACAAGTTTGCAATTTCAATCCAACAAAAATATGACCCAATTACGTATAGATGCCAAATCTTATGTTGGTTGAaattgaatttgtttttcttctgaAGTCTGAACTTAAGTCCGGATCCGACTACATAGAATTCGATTGGACGAATCTGTTAAAGGCTGGATCTGACCCAAATCCGTACTGTTTCCATGTGGGCAACAAGGCAAAAA
This window of the Nymphaea colorata isolate Beijing-Zhang1983 chromosome 2, ASM883128v2, whole genome shotgun sequence genome carries:
- the LOC116248789 gene encoding peptidyl-prolyl cis-trans isomerase — protein: MAGNPRVFFDMTVGGAPAGRIVMELFADVTPRTAENFRALCTGEKGVGRSGKPLHYKGSSFHRVIPNFMCQGGDFTAGNGTGGESIYGSKFADENFIKKHTGPGILSMANAGPGTNGSQFFICTVKTEWLDGKHVVFGQVVEGMDVVRAIEKVGSSSGRTSKPVVVADCGQL